In Mytilus galloprovincialis chromosome 1, xbMytGall1.hap1.1, whole genome shotgun sequence, the following are encoded in one genomic region:
- the LOC143071922 gene encoding neuronal calcium sensor 2-like, which yields MGNKQTKKKLSKEDLDYLVNNTKFTKTEIKDWYRGFMRDCPEGLLSKNKFLEVYTTFFPTGNPDKFCEHVFRSFDEDNSGKIDFKEFLLAINITSGGNPQDKLNWAFSMYDIDGNGTIEKKEMVEIIAAIYHMLGSNLSNNELDTPAERTEKIFEKMDINNDGVLTKKEFVEGCMKDQFLYQMLTADACQNEG from the exons ATGggaaataaacagacaaaaaagaAGTTATCAAAAGAAGATTTAGATTATCTAGTTAACAATACAAAGTTCACAAAAACTGAAATCAAAGACTGGTATAGAGGATTTATG cGAGATTGCCCAGAAGGTCTTCTATCAAAGAACAAATTTTTAGAAGTGTACACAACATTCTTCCCAACAGGAAATCCGGACAAATTTTGTGAACATGTGTTTAGATCATTTGATGAAGACAACAGTGGTAAAATTGACTTCAAAGAATTTTTGTTAGCAATTAATATAACGTCAGGTGGTAACCCACAGGACAAATTGAATTGGGCCTTTAGTATGTATGATATAGATGGAAATGGAACCATTGAGAAGAAAGAGATGGTAGAAATTATAGCT GCTATATACCATATGCTGGGATCAAATTTGTCAAATAACGAACTAGATACACCAGCAGAACGCAcggaaaaaatatttgaaaaaatggaCATAAACAATGACGGTGTTCTAACGAAGAAAGAGTTCGTAGAAGGTTGCATGAAAGATCAATTTCTCTATCAGATGTTAACAGCAGACGCATGCCAGAATGAAGGATGA
- the LOC143071864 gene encoding uncharacterized protein LOC143071864 — translation MDPSHVEQQEEIQPQEGDVPELLENPSNTSQSDETPEARRVRDLTEKGQGAFTEKRDKFCQELEALWADIESQLLEVTTPPNDLQQLLTVQDKHVKACNNYRRLTDEYLDFLKRTRTLESQKEIDACKLSLDLRLSKVELVMEKLHEHRLALTKAKSTKTKTSRGKKTSHSGSSNVSDMSSLARRKRAKAEAAKSKIAFVEKHALILQQEAMLEEQALFRQNEMEQEAARKKAEMEQEASRKKAEMEQEVAQRKHEAAQRTVQLEQEAAHRKTQLEQEAMHRKAQMQQEAARVSREKAELKAKFNLLEAQREAAAAEAEARILEYDDSQAYSDLPDEKEDPLQRVQDFVNKLPVSTVVKEVTGPQKKKQIPVKIELSHEAPAFVPSVASNLLSQTSAVLPSDNKSPEVTFIPDLHGISNRHTKTWSFRYEPY, via the coding sequence atggatcccagtcatgtgGAACAACAAGAAGAGATTCAGCCCCAAGAAGGAGATGTCCCTGAACTATTAGAAAATCCGTCAAatacatcacagtcagatgaaactcccgaggctaggcgagtacgtgacctcacggaaaaaggacaaggagctttcactgaaaaacgtgacaagttctgtcaggaactagaggctctctgggcagacattgaatcccagttattggaagtaacaacgcctcctaacgatctccagcaactcctaacagtccaggacaaacatgttaaagcctgtaataattatcgtaggcttacagatgaatacctagactttctgaaaaggacccgaacattggagagtcaaaaagaaattgatgcatgtaaactctctttggatttacgtctgtccaaagtggagctagttatggaaaaactacacgagcatcgcctcgcTCTAACAAAGGCCAAATCCACTAAAACAAAGACCTCAAGGGGTAAGAAGACCTCGCACAGcggtagctctaacgtgtcagacatgtcaagcctggcacggagaaagcgagccaaggcagaggctgcaaagtctaagatagcatttgtcgaaaaacatgcccttatcctacaacaggaagcaatgttagaagaacaagccctgttcagacaaaatgaaatggaacaggaagcagcacgcaaaaaagctgaaatggaacaggaagccagTCGTAAAAAGGCAGAAATGGAGCAAGAAGTCGCTCAACGTAAACATGAGGCCGCACAGAGAACAGTTCAGCTAGAACAGGAGGCCGCTCACAGAAAAACGCAATTAGAACAAGAGGCTATGCACAGGAAGGCTCAAATGCAACAAGAAGCCGCACGAGTAAGCCGGGAAAAGGCCGAGCttaaagccaaatttaaccttcttgaagcacagagagaagctgcagccgcagaagccgaggctcgtatcctggaatacgatgatagccaagcgtatagcgatctccctgacgaaaaggaagacccgctccagcgtgtgcaagatttcgtcaataaacttcctgtatcaactgttgttaaggaagtaacaggacctcaaaagaaaaaacaaattcctgttaagatcgagctgagtcacgaagcaccagcgttcgtgccatccgtggcatcgaacttgctgtcacagacatctgcCGTCTTGCCTTCCGATaataagtcaccggaagttacctttaTCCCAGATCTGCATGGGATTAGTAACCGGCATACAAAAACTTGGTCTTTCAGATATGAGCCCtactga